A section of the Larus michahellis chromosome 1, bLarMic1.1, whole genome shotgun sequence genome encodes:
- the FRMPD4 gene encoding FERM and PDZ domain-containing protein 4 isoform X1, translated as MDVFSFVKIGKLSGHRNKSSGWPHPSGTWSLTQGTPYGWEMTANRDGRDYFINHMTQSATFEDPRIDSCQITPPAPRKVEMRRDPVLGFGFVAGSEKPVVVRSVTPGGPSEGKLIPGDQIIMINDEPVSTAPRERVIDLVRSCKESILLTVVQPYPSPKSAFISAAKKARLKSNPVKVRFSEEVIINGQVSETVKDNSLLFMPNVLKVYLENGQTKSFRFDCSTSIKDVILTLQEKLSIKCIEHFSLMLEQRVEGSGTKLLLLHEQETLTQVTQRPSSHKMRCLFRISFVPKDPIDLLRRDPVAFEYLYVQSCNDVVQERFGPELKYDIALRLAALQMYIATVTTKQTQKISLKYIEKEWGLETFLPSAVLQSMKEKNIKKALSHLVKANQNLVPPGKKLSALQAKVHYLKFLSDLRLYGGRVFKATLVQGEKRSEVTLLVGPRYGISHVINTKTNLVALLADFSHVNRIEMFTEDESSVRVELHVLDVKPITLLMESSDAMNLACLTAGYYRLLVDSRRSIFNMANKKNTGSRETGTENRGKHNLLASEWNCIPKTTTFLAEGDQETQMSFADPKQKTVDVSESLLCQKEHRHLYIENTYNSGGFDQHLAKQSDPAEAEESRNFNQPSLLSLSGLESSKKAQDSPRGAKVSFIFGDHNLDGINPQTLGYERLLDESPEVLEKQRAIYISNANDIKGLELSPDAESIQFATNSVYATINDGKIFGAAEGIEEPLLHDICYAENTDDAEDEDEVSCEEDIMVGEINRPALLSLSGSSDDIIDLTSLPPPEGDDNEDDFLLHTLNMAIAAPPPGFRDSSDEEDSQNQATQPRDNKEQASNLGNDDIPVSLIDAVPTNTEGKCEKGLDDAVVSTLQALEALAASEEQQTNDNSGVAILRAYSPESSSDSGNETNSSEMTESSELAAAQKQSENTARMFLTTSEGYQPLVEEQTEFPIAKNQAGGPGMKPSQPLAGRQAAELQSKVVPSKQILHSDNMEMEPETMETKSVTDYFSKLHMGSLVYSCTSKRKNKMTDSEVKAPSDGNATVKKQQGTKKAETDEDLKAKFGTLSARDSQRLSTFNVERTAFRQRWYAADDGAADKPSPETVNGKTFPRGPVVAKTETDCKDEVDPEVDQDDTSGLSQGENFLSDMTPVSSAKDLNDAEDTDLSADDHPSKLPEAEQSVARLCEYHLAKRMSSLQSEGHFSLQSSQCSSVDAGCSTGSSTCATPVESPLCTSDVKHIISDPSMKGIAYIPADERAAILPNHGTTYKDLHQQPEAVCHRMTVPVVHSAINAEPLFGTLREGCHRIPKIKETTAFTEPEKGRQGGMPTAFPRQPLADSIMLSSMLSESKVPSQNQDSCDIPKVNQACGATVSLRPYDMIGGSLRMPHNRKVLRRSSSIIGGSAGIEMLFEKKAAAASLKCLDITRRDEPKSERRVELPLGKKLSKSYSQSCVYVSTDRKDGKRCSGTGSSQKDSKQCRTLPLWKLDTSTWRCRGPFSYCFLSRGNDDNDDEDDGDSHQLSCLFEPQIPCELAEPVGESFSSENEQKVLESPKAAEPSQDEAVNTHEKSSADIQGGQIDVNLNDVAFDARITRINVMKEKMYAMPDGFIAAQKDANELLSLVRASMGKREDLHPETYDLKLSKYKQLLSMESRQLGSACRKMAMADKSPEEMLLAMTSSFQVLCCLTEACMRLVKVMNSETQQQEIIAKIDEVVINYICLLKAAEAVSGKTSSDPSVKLLARHSTTMAAIVSTLTRSLKMLLNK; from the exons TCTCCTAAATCAGCTTTTATTAGTGCTGCAAAAAAGGCAAGATTGAAGTCCAATCCTGTCAAAGTGCGCTTCTCGGAAGAAGTAATTATCAATGGCCAGGTGTCG GAAACAGTTAAGGACAATTCACTTCTTTTCATGCCAAATGTTCTGAAGGTGTATCTTGAAAATGGACAAACCAAATCTTTCCGGTTTGACTGCAGCACTTCAATAAAG GATGTCATCTTAACACTCCAAGAAAAGCTTTCCATCAAGTGTATTGAACACTTTTCCCTGATGCTGGAGCAGAGAGTTGAAGGATCTGGAACAAAACTCCTTTTGCTGCATGAACAGGAGACTTTAACTCAG GTGACCCAGAGGCCAAGCTCGCATAAGATGAGATGTCTTTTCAGGATTAGCTTTGTCCCAAAGGATCCCATTGATCTTTTAAGAAGAGATCcagtggcttttgaatatctctatgTACAG AGCTGTAACGACGTGGTTCAGGAAAGGTTTGGACCAGAACTGAAGTATGACATTGCCCTGCGGTTGGCTGCATTACAAATGTATATTGCAACTGTGACCACCAAGCAAACTCAGAAAATCTCTCTCAAATACATAGA AAAAGAATGGGGATTAGAGACTTTTCTTCCATCTGCTGTGCTgcaaagcatgaaagaaaagaacataaagaaaGCACTTTCACACCTTGTCAAAGCAAATCAAAACCTAGTTCCTCCGGGTAAAAAG ctctctgctctgcaagccAAGGTGCATTACCTGAAGTTCCTCAGTGATCTACGATTATATGGAGGGCGTGTTTTCAAGGCAACACTAGTG CAGGGAGAAAAGCGTTCAGAAGTGACTCTCTTAGTAGGGCCGCGGTACGGAATCAGTCATGTGataaacaccaaaacaaacctgGTGGCTCTCCTGGCAGACTTCAGCCACGTCAACAGGATTGAGATGTTTACAGAAGACGAAAGCAGTGTTAGAGTTGAACTGCACGTCTTAGATGTGAAA CCTATTACTCTACTGATGGAGTCATCAGATGCAATGAATCTTGCTTGCCTAACAGCTGGATACTATAGACTGCTGGTTGACTCGAGGCGCTCCATATTTAACATGGCcaacaagaaaaatacagggaGCCGAGAAACAG GAACTGAAAATAGAGGGAAGCATAATCTCCTTGCTTCTGAGTGGAATTGTATACCAAAAACTACCACTTTCCTGGCTGAAGGAGATCAAGAGACTCAAATGTCCTTTGCTGATCCAAAACAGAAGACTGTAGATGTTTCTGAAAGTCTGTTATGTCAAAAAGAACACAGACATCTGTACATAGAAAATACTTATAATTCAGGTGGATTTGATCAGCATCTGGCCAAACAAAGTGACCCCGCcgaagcagaagaaagcagaaattttaatCAGCCTTCACTGCTGTCACTCTCAGGTTTGGAATCTAGCAAGAAAGCACAGGATTCCCCCAGGGGAGCAAAAGTTTCCTTTATATTTGGAGATCACAACTTGGATGGCATCAATCCTCAGACTCTTGGCTATGAAAGGCTTTTGGATGAAAGTCCAGAAGTACTAGAAAAACAAAGAGCCATTTATATTAGTAATGCCAATGACATTAAAGGCCTGGAGTTGTCACCAGATGCTGAAAGCATTCAGTTTGCTACAAATTCTGTTTACGCAACTATAAACGATGGTAAAATATTTGGAGCTGCCGAAGGGATAGAAGAGCCTTTGCTGCATGATATTTGTTATGCAGAAAACACAGATGATGCCGAAGATGAAGATGAAGTAAGCTGTGAAGAAGACATTATGGTAGGAGAAATCAATAGGCCTGCCCTTCTCAGCCTTTCTGGTTCTAGTGATGACATTATTGATTTGACTTCACTTCCACCTCCAGAAGGTGATGATAATGAAGATGATTTCCTATTGCATACCTTAAACATGGCCATTGCTGCTCCTCCACCTGGCTTCAGGGACAGTTCAGATGAGGAAGACTCTCAGAATCAAGCAACGCAGCCTAGAGACAACAAGGAGCAAGCCAGTAATCTAGGCAATGATGACATTCCAGTGTCGCTTATCGATGCTGTCCCTACTAATACAGAGGGGAAGTGTGAGAAGGGGCTAGATGATGCTGTAGTCTCTACACTTCAAGCACTAGAAGCTTTGGCTGCTTCAGAGGAACAGCAGACGAATGACAATTCAG GTGTAGCTATCCTGCGAGCATATAGCCCTGAGTCATCTTCAGATTCTGGCAATGAAACAAATTCCTCTGAAATGACTGAAAGCTCTGAACTAGCCGCGGCACAGAAACAATCAGAAAACACTGCACGTATGTTTTTGACCACAAGTGAAGGCTACCAACCCCTTGTGGAAGAGCAGACTGAATTTCCCATCGCTAAGAATCaggctggagggccaggcatgAAGCCCTCACAGCCTTTGGCTGGTCGTCAGGCTGCAGAGCTACAGTCAAAAGTTGTGCCTTCAAAGCAGATTCTTCATTCAGATAACATGGAAATGGAGCCAGAGACCATGGAAACAAAATCTGTCACTGATTATTTTAGCAAATTGCACATGGGATCCTTGGTATATTCTTGCactagtaaaaggaaaaataagatgaCAGACAGCGAAGTAAAAGCACCCTCTGATGGCAATGCTACTGTGAAAAAGCAACAGGGAACTAAAAAAGCAGAGACTGATGAAGATCTAAAAGCTAAATTTGGAACTCTTTCAGCAAGAGACAGTCAACGTCTAAGCACTTTTAATGTGGAGAGAACTGCCTTTCGCCAAAGATGGTACGCTGCCGATGATGGGGCAGCAGATAAGCCAAGCCCAGAAACAGTGAACGGGAAGACTTTTCCAAGGGGTCCTGTCGTTGCTAAAACAGAAACTGACTGTAAGGATGAAGTGGATCCTGAGGTGGATCAGGATGATACCTCGGGGCTTAGCCAAGGTGAAAACTTTCTGTCAGATATGACTCCCGTGTCTTCAGCCAAAGACCTAAACGACGCAGAAGATACCGATTTATCTGCAGATGACCATCCTTCAAAGCTTCCAGAAGCTGAGCAAAGTGTGGCTAGACTTTGTGAGTATCACTTGGCTAAGCGCATGTCATCTCTGCAAAGTGAAGGCCATTTCTCACTGCAAAGCTCTCAGTGCTCTTCAGTGGATGCGGGATGCAGCACAGGCAGTAGCACCTGTGCTACCCCTGTGGAATCTCCTCTTTGTACCTCTGATGTTAAGCACATTATCTCTGACCCATCAATGAAGGGCATTGCCTATATTCCAGCAGATGAAAGAGCTGCCATTCTTCCAAACCATGGAACGACATACAAGGACCTGCACCAGCAGCCTGAAGCCGTGTGTCACAGAATGACGGTGCCTGTTGTGCATTCAGCAATTAATGCTGAGCCACTGTTCGGCACTTTGAGAGAAGGATGTCATCGGATCCCCAAGATAAAAGAAACTACAG CTTTCACAGAGCCTGAAAAGGGAAGACAAGGAGGCATGCCTACAGCTTTTCCTAGACAGCCTCTAGCTGACTCCATCATGCTATCATCCATGCTATCAGAATCAAAGGTGCCAAGTCAAAATCAAGACTCTTGTGACATTCCCAAAGTAAATCAGGCTTGTGGGGCAACGGTTAGTTTACGGCCATATGACATGATAGGAGGAAGCCTCAGGATGCCGCACAACAGGAAAGTGCTGAGACGCAGTAGCAGCATCATTGGAGGATCTGCAGGCATTGAGATGCTGTTTGAAAAGAAGGCAGCCGCAGCCAGCTTGAAATGCCTGGACATCACCCGAAGGGATGAACCCAAATCAGAGAGAAGGGTGGAACTCCCCCTGGGCAAAAAGCTGTCAAAAAGTTATTCCCAGAGTTGTGTGTACGTCAGCACTGATAGGAAGGACGGTAAGAGGTGTTCGGGCACAGGTTCCAGTCAGAAGGACTCCAAGCAGTGTCGAACGTTGCCCTTGTGGAAGCTGGACACCAGCACCTGGAGGTGTCGTGGCCCCTTTAGCTATTGTTTCCTAAGCAGAGGAAACGATGACaatgatgatgaagatgatggagACAGCCATCAGCTCTCATGTCTCTTCGAACCTCAGATCCCGTGTGAGCTCGCAGAACCAGTCGGTGAgtcattttccagtgaaaatgagCAGAAAGTCTTGGAGTCCCCGAAAGCTGCTGAGCCCTCACAAGATGAGGCAGTCAACACGCATGAGAAGAGCAGTGCTGACATCCAAGGTGGCCAAATTGATGTGAATCTCAACGATGTGGCCTTCGATGCACGAATCACGCGAATAAATGTGATGAAAGAGAAGATGTACGCAATGCCTGATGGATTTATTGCAGCACAAAAGGATGCCAATGAGCTACTCTCACTGGTCCGAGCAAGTATGGGCAAGAGAGAAGATTTACATCCAGAAACATATGACCTTAAACTTTCTAAGTACAAACAACTGTTATCTATGGAATCGAGACAGTTGGGAAGTGCCTGCAGGAAAATGGCCATGGCTGATAAAAGCCCTGAGGAAATGCTTTTAGCTATGACTTCCAGCTTTCAAGTACTCTGTTGCTTAACAGAAGCCTGCATGCGTTTAGTTAAAGTCATGAactctgaaacacagcagcaggaAATTATAGCTAAGATAGACGAGGTTGTAATAAACTACATTTGTCTTCTGAAGGCTGCAGAAGCAGTATCAGGCAAGACCTCCAGTGATCCTAGCGTTAAACTCTTGGCTCGACATTCGACTACCATGGCCGCTATTGTAAGCACACTAACACGTTctcttaaaatgcttttaaacaaataa
- the FRMPD4 gene encoding FERM and PDZ domain-containing protein 4 isoform X2 yields MTANRDGRDYFINHMTQSATFEDPRIDSCQITPPAPRKVEMRRDPVLGFGFVAGSEKPVVVRSVTPGGPSEGKLIPGDQIIMINDEPVSTAPRERVIDLVRSCKESILLTVVQPYPSPKSAFISAAKKARLKSNPVKVRFSEEVIINGQVSETVKDNSLLFMPNVLKVYLENGQTKSFRFDCSTSIKDVILTLQEKLSIKCIEHFSLMLEQRVEGSGTKLLLLHEQETLTQVTQRPSSHKMRCLFRISFVPKDPIDLLRRDPVAFEYLYVQSCNDVVQERFGPELKYDIALRLAALQMYIATVTTKQTQKISLKYIEKEWGLETFLPSAVLQSMKEKNIKKALSHLVKANQNLVPPGKKLSALQAKVHYLKFLSDLRLYGGRVFKATLVQGEKRSEVTLLVGPRYGISHVINTKTNLVALLADFSHVNRIEMFTEDESSVRVELHVLDVKPITLLMESSDAMNLACLTAGYYRLLVDSRRSIFNMANKKNTGSRETGTENRGKHNLLASEWNCIPKTTTFLAEGDQETQMSFADPKQKTVDVSESLLCQKEHRHLYIENTYNSGGFDQHLAKQSDPAEAEESRNFNQPSLLSLSGLESSKKAQDSPRGAKVSFIFGDHNLDGINPQTLGYERLLDESPEVLEKQRAIYISNANDIKGLELSPDAESIQFATNSVYATINDGKIFGAAEGIEEPLLHDICYAENTDDAEDEDEVSCEEDIMVGEINRPALLSLSGSSDDIIDLTSLPPPEGDDNEDDFLLHTLNMAIAAPPPGFRDSSDEEDSQNQATQPRDNKEQASNLGNDDIPVSLIDAVPTNTEGKCEKGLDDAVVSTLQALEALAASEEQQTNDNSGVAILRAYSPESSSDSGNETNSSEMTESSELAAAQKQSENTARMFLTTSEGYQPLVEEQTEFPIAKNQAGGPGMKPSQPLAGRQAAELQSKVVPSKQILHSDNMEMEPETMETKSVTDYFSKLHMGSLVYSCTSKRKNKMTDSEVKAPSDGNATVKKQQGTKKAETDEDLKAKFGTLSARDSQRLSTFNVERTAFRQRWYAADDGAADKPSPETVNGKTFPRGPVVAKTETDCKDEVDPEVDQDDTSGLSQGENFLSDMTPVSSAKDLNDAEDTDLSADDHPSKLPEAEQSVARLCEYHLAKRMSSLQSEGHFSLQSSQCSSVDAGCSTGSSTCATPVESPLCTSDVKHIISDPSMKGIAYIPADERAAILPNHGTTYKDLHQQPEAVCHRMTVPVVHSAINAEPLFGTLREGCHRIPKIKETTAFTEPEKGRQGGMPTAFPRQPLADSIMLSSMLSESKVPSQNQDSCDIPKVNQACGATVSLRPYDMIGGSLRMPHNRKVLRRSSSIIGGSAGIEMLFEKKAAAASLKCLDITRRDEPKSERRVELPLGKKLSKSYSQSCVYVSTDRKDGKRCSGTGSSQKDSKQCRTLPLWKLDTSTWRCRGPFSYCFLSRGNDDNDDEDDGDSHQLSCLFEPQIPCELAEPVGESFSSENEQKVLESPKAAEPSQDEAVNTHEKSSADIQGGQIDVNLNDVAFDARITRINVMKEKMYAMPDGFIAAQKDANELLSLVRASMGKREDLHPETYDLKLSKYKQLLSMESRQLGSACRKMAMADKSPEEMLLAMTSSFQVLCCLTEACMRLVKVMNSETQQQEIIAKIDEVVINYICLLKAAEAVSGKTSSDPSVKLLARHSTTMAAIVSTLTRSLKMLLNK; encoded by the exons TCTCCTAAATCAGCTTTTATTAGTGCTGCAAAAAAGGCAAGATTGAAGTCCAATCCTGTCAAAGTGCGCTTCTCGGAAGAAGTAATTATCAATGGCCAGGTGTCG GAAACAGTTAAGGACAATTCACTTCTTTTCATGCCAAATGTTCTGAAGGTGTATCTTGAAAATGGACAAACCAAATCTTTCCGGTTTGACTGCAGCACTTCAATAAAG GATGTCATCTTAACACTCCAAGAAAAGCTTTCCATCAAGTGTATTGAACACTTTTCCCTGATGCTGGAGCAGAGAGTTGAAGGATCTGGAACAAAACTCCTTTTGCTGCATGAACAGGAGACTTTAACTCAG GTGACCCAGAGGCCAAGCTCGCATAAGATGAGATGTCTTTTCAGGATTAGCTTTGTCCCAAAGGATCCCATTGATCTTTTAAGAAGAGATCcagtggcttttgaatatctctatgTACAG AGCTGTAACGACGTGGTTCAGGAAAGGTTTGGACCAGAACTGAAGTATGACATTGCCCTGCGGTTGGCTGCATTACAAATGTATATTGCAACTGTGACCACCAAGCAAACTCAGAAAATCTCTCTCAAATACATAGA AAAAGAATGGGGATTAGAGACTTTTCTTCCATCTGCTGTGCTgcaaagcatgaaagaaaagaacataaagaaaGCACTTTCACACCTTGTCAAAGCAAATCAAAACCTAGTTCCTCCGGGTAAAAAG ctctctgctctgcaagccAAGGTGCATTACCTGAAGTTCCTCAGTGATCTACGATTATATGGAGGGCGTGTTTTCAAGGCAACACTAGTG CAGGGAGAAAAGCGTTCAGAAGTGACTCTCTTAGTAGGGCCGCGGTACGGAATCAGTCATGTGataaacaccaaaacaaacctgGTGGCTCTCCTGGCAGACTTCAGCCACGTCAACAGGATTGAGATGTTTACAGAAGACGAAAGCAGTGTTAGAGTTGAACTGCACGTCTTAGATGTGAAA CCTATTACTCTACTGATGGAGTCATCAGATGCAATGAATCTTGCTTGCCTAACAGCTGGATACTATAGACTGCTGGTTGACTCGAGGCGCTCCATATTTAACATGGCcaacaagaaaaatacagggaGCCGAGAAACAG GAACTGAAAATAGAGGGAAGCATAATCTCCTTGCTTCTGAGTGGAATTGTATACCAAAAACTACCACTTTCCTGGCTGAAGGAGATCAAGAGACTCAAATGTCCTTTGCTGATCCAAAACAGAAGACTGTAGATGTTTCTGAAAGTCTGTTATGTCAAAAAGAACACAGACATCTGTACATAGAAAATACTTATAATTCAGGTGGATTTGATCAGCATCTGGCCAAACAAAGTGACCCCGCcgaagcagaagaaagcagaaattttaatCAGCCTTCACTGCTGTCACTCTCAGGTTTGGAATCTAGCAAGAAAGCACAGGATTCCCCCAGGGGAGCAAAAGTTTCCTTTATATTTGGAGATCACAACTTGGATGGCATCAATCCTCAGACTCTTGGCTATGAAAGGCTTTTGGATGAAAGTCCAGAAGTACTAGAAAAACAAAGAGCCATTTATATTAGTAATGCCAATGACATTAAAGGCCTGGAGTTGTCACCAGATGCTGAAAGCATTCAGTTTGCTACAAATTCTGTTTACGCAACTATAAACGATGGTAAAATATTTGGAGCTGCCGAAGGGATAGAAGAGCCTTTGCTGCATGATATTTGTTATGCAGAAAACACAGATGATGCCGAAGATGAAGATGAAGTAAGCTGTGAAGAAGACATTATGGTAGGAGAAATCAATAGGCCTGCCCTTCTCAGCCTTTCTGGTTCTAGTGATGACATTATTGATTTGACTTCACTTCCACCTCCAGAAGGTGATGATAATGAAGATGATTTCCTATTGCATACCTTAAACATGGCCATTGCTGCTCCTCCACCTGGCTTCAGGGACAGTTCAGATGAGGAAGACTCTCAGAATCAAGCAACGCAGCCTAGAGACAACAAGGAGCAAGCCAGTAATCTAGGCAATGATGACATTCCAGTGTCGCTTATCGATGCTGTCCCTACTAATACAGAGGGGAAGTGTGAGAAGGGGCTAGATGATGCTGTAGTCTCTACACTTCAAGCACTAGAAGCTTTGGCTGCTTCAGAGGAACAGCAGACGAATGACAATTCAG GTGTAGCTATCCTGCGAGCATATAGCCCTGAGTCATCTTCAGATTCTGGCAATGAAACAAATTCCTCTGAAATGACTGAAAGCTCTGAACTAGCCGCGGCACAGAAACAATCAGAAAACACTGCACGTATGTTTTTGACCACAAGTGAAGGCTACCAACCCCTTGTGGAAGAGCAGACTGAATTTCCCATCGCTAAGAATCaggctggagggccaggcatgAAGCCCTCACAGCCTTTGGCTGGTCGTCAGGCTGCAGAGCTACAGTCAAAAGTTGTGCCTTCAAAGCAGATTCTTCATTCAGATAACATGGAAATGGAGCCAGAGACCATGGAAACAAAATCTGTCACTGATTATTTTAGCAAATTGCACATGGGATCCTTGGTATATTCTTGCactagtaaaaggaaaaataagatgaCAGACAGCGAAGTAAAAGCACCCTCTGATGGCAATGCTACTGTGAAAAAGCAACAGGGAACTAAAAAAGCAGAGACTGATGAAGATCTAAAAGCTAAATTTGGAACTCTTTCAGCAAGAGACAGTCAACGTCTAAGCACTTTTAATGTGGAGAGAACTGCCTTTCGCCAAAGATGGTACGCTGCCGATGATGGGGCAGCAGATAAGCCAAGCCCAGAAACAGTGAACGGGAAGACTTTTCCAAGGGGTCCTGTCGTTGCTAAAACAGAAACTGACTGTAAGGATGAAGTGGATCCTGAGGTGGATCAGGATGATACCTCGGGGCTTAGCCAAGGTGAAAACTTTCTGTCAGATATGACTCCCGTGTCTTCAGCCAAAGACCTAAACGACGCAGAAGATACCGATTTATCTGCAGATGACCATCCTTCAAAGCTTCCAGAAGCTGAGCAAAGTGTGGCTAGACTTTGTGAGTATCACTTGGCTAAGCGCATGTCATCTCTGCAAAGTGAAGGCCATTTCTCACTGCAAAGCTCTCAGTGCTCTTCAGTGGATGCGGGATGCAGCACAGGCAGTAGCACCTGTGCTACCCCTGTGGAATCTCCTCTTTGTACCTCTGATGTTAAGCACATTATCTCTGACCCATCAATGAAGGGCATTGCCTATATTCCAGCAGATGAAAGAGCTGCCATTCTTCCAAACCATGGAACGACATACAAGGACCTGCACCAGCAGCCTGAAGCCGTGTGTCACAGAATGACGGTGCCTGTTGTGCATTCAGCAATTAATGCTGAGCCACTGTTCGGCACTTTGAGAGAAGGATGTCATCGGATCCCCAAGATAAAAGAAACTACAG CTTTCACAGAGCCTGAAAAGGGAAGACAAGGAGGCATGCCTACAGCTTTTCCTAGACAGCCTCTAGCTGACTCCATCATGCTATCATCCATGCTATCAGAATCAAAGGTGCCAAGTCAAAATCAAGACTCTTGTGACATTCCCAAAGTAAATCAGGCTTGTGGGGCAACGGTTAGTTTACGGCCATATGACATGATAGGAGGAAGCCTCAGGATGCCGCACAACAGGAAAGTGCTGAGACGCAGTAGCAGCATCATTGGAGGATCTGCAGGCATTGAGATGCTGTTTGAAAAGAAGGCAGCCGCAGCCAGCTTGAAATGCCTGGACATCACCCGAAGGGATGAACCCAAATCAGAGAGAAGGGTGGAACTCCCCCTGGGCAAAAAGCTGTCAAAAAGTTATTCCCAGAGTTGTGTGTACGTCAGCACTGATAGGAAGGACGGTAAGAGGTGTTCGGGCACAGGTTCCAGTCAGAAGGACTCCAAGCAGTGTCGAACGTTGCCCTTGTGGAAGCTGGACACCAGCACCTGGAGGTGTCGTGGCCCCTTTAGCTATTGTTTCCTAAGCAGAGGAAACGATGACaatgatgatgaagatgatggagACAGCCATCAGCTCTCATGTCTCTTCGAACCTCAGATCCCGTGTGAGCTCGCAGAACCAGTCGGTGAgtcattttccagtgaaaatgagCAGAAAGTCTTGGAGTCCCCGAAAGCTGCTGAGCCCTCACAAGATGAGGCAGTCAACACGCATGAGAAGAGCAGTGCTGACATCCAAGGTGGCCAAATTGATGTGAATCTCAACGATGTGGCCTTCGATGCACGAATCACGCGAATAAATGTGATGAAAGAGAAGATGTACGCAATGCCTGATGGATTTATTGCAGCACAAAAGGATGCCAATGAGCTACTCTCACTGGTCCGAGCAAGTATGGGCAAGAGAGAAGATTTACATCCAGAAACATATGACCTTAAACTTTCTAAGTACAAACAACTGTTATCTATGGAATCGAGACAGTTGGGAAGTGCCTGCAGGAAAATGGCCATGGCTGATAAAAGCCCTGAGGAAATGCTTTTAGCTATGACTTCCAGCTTTCAAGTACTCTGTTGCTTAACAGAAGCCTGCATGCGTTTAGTTAAAGTCATGAactctgaaacacagcagcaggaAATTATAGCTAAGATAGACGAGGTTGTAATAAACTACATTTGTCTTCTGAAGGCTGCAGAAGCAGTATCAGGCAAGACCTCCAGTGATCCTAGCGTTAAACTCTTGGCTCGACATTCGACTACCATGGCCGCTATTGTAAGCACACTAACACGTTctcttaaaatgcttttaaacaaataa